Proteins encoded in a region of the Populus nigra chromosome 3, ddPopNigr1.1, whole genome shotgun sequence genome:
- the LOC133689853 gene encoding NDR1/HIN1-like protein 13, which yields MSDKVFPSSKPAANGTATNATTTTPNNPPPATTNKSHLYNPTSRPPYRPQPHTRRHRSRSGRNICCCCCFWTILTILLLLLLAAIAGAALYILYRPHRPSFTITSLRIHRLNLTTSPDSSSSHLSTLFNLTIISKNPNSHISLDYEPFTVSALSDGNDVFLGNGTLPAFSLSKKNQTSFRNVVISGSNDLDVDAVNSLRSDLKKKKSENGSVMLKIEMDTKVKMKVGGLKTKKVGIRVTCDGIKGSIPKGKAPTVAVTAKSECKVDLRIKIWRWTF from the coding sequence atgtcgGACAAGGTCTTTCCTTCTTCAAAACCAGCAGCCAATGGCACCGCCACTAACGCCACCACAACCACCCCAAACAACCCACCACCTGCCACCACAAACAAATCCCACCTCTACAACCCTACTTCCCGCCCACCTTACCGTCCACAACCTCACACTCGCCGCCACCGTAGCCGTAGTGGCCGAAAcatctgctgctgctgttgtttcTGGACAATCCTCACCATCCTCTTGCTCCTCCTCCTCGCTGCCATAGCCGGTGCTGCTCTTTACATCCTTTACCGCCCTCACCGCCCTTCCTTTACCATCACCTCCCTGCGTATCCACCGCCTGAACCTCACCACATCTCCCGACTCCTCCAGTTCCCATCTTTCCACTCTCTTTAACCTCACAATCATTTCCAAGAACCCCAATTCACATATCTCGCTAGACTATGAACCCTTCACTGTTTCTGCATTATCTGATGGTAATGATGTGTTCCTTGGGAATGGTACTTTACCTGCTTTTAGCTTGAGTAAAAAGAACCAGACAAGTTTTAGAAACGTTGTGATTTCAGGGTCGAATGACCTTGACGTGGATGCAGTAAATTCATTGAGATCGGatctgaagaaaaagaaaagtgaaaatggATCGGTAATGTTGAAGATTGAGATGGATACAAAGGTGAAAATGAAGGTGGGTGGATTAAAGACAAAGAAAGTTGGGATAAGAGTTACTTGTGATGGGATCAAAGGGTCTATACCAAAAGGTAAGGCACCAACTGTTGCTGTTACTGCTAAGTCTGAGTGTAAGGTTGATCTAAGAATCAAGATTTGGAGGTGGACCTTTTGA